A segment of the Streptococcus chenjunshii genome:
CAGAATTGTGATTTTTGGGCTGAAGACGGAATAAATATAAGCGGTCTCCCTGATTAAAGGGAGGCCGTTTTTGTATCTTGGTGAACTGAACACGGCCTAAACGCTGTGAGAGTGAGAGATCCTGTCATTTGGAGCTCTGTCACAAGGCTTAGCCAGCCGTAGATGACTGAAGGCTTTGTCGTCTTGACAGCCGACCGCACCCTTCTAGTCATCCTGGCAGGGGTGCGTCTGCGAAATCGAAGATTTCGGACTTACCGCCTCTTTTCTCTTTGCGTTCTTAACGGCCTTTGTATCTTGGGGAAAGATTTGTCTTAAAATTGTTTGAAAAATTTGCTATAATGTTGACAGATAATAAATTTAGTGAGGATGATTATGAAAATTAAAGGTCATGGGACGATAAAGAAATCTAAGGCTTATGGTGCTATTGGGACACTGCTTTTATCAGGTATACTGCTGACAGCTATAGGGACAGCCAGTGTCAGCGCTGATGAAACAGCTGACATTGCTAATACTTCGGCTGAAAGTCTTGTTACTGCAGCCGTCGACAGCTCTGATACTGCAGCATCAGATGAGCCTGTTTTCAGCAATGAAGAAGACATTAAAGGAACTGAAAGCGATGAGAGCTTCATTCAGTCTGAAGTGACAGCTGCTGAAGACAGTACGGCTGAGGTTCCGGAAAGTACCAATGATAATACAGCAAAAGAGCCAGATATGCCAGAAAAGAGTGCACAATCTGAAGGAAATCAAGAGGGTGCAAACCAAGAATTATCAGAAATTGATACTGAAACAGCCCATGATATTCAAAGTGACAGTGACGCGAAGGCAGCCTCTAAGGATGAAACCCCTCAGAACAGTGCGACAGGAGGCGCGGCCTCAGAAGTCACAAGTGTTTCCTTAACGAGAAATGGGTTTGATCTTCAGTACCATCCGGCCATTGCAAGCGGAGCTCAGATCATGTTCGCAGTTTGGTCTGATATTAAAGGGCAGGATGATTTGATTTGGTATACCGCTGATAAAAATGGGCGAGTAACGGCAAAGTATACAGGGACTTACGGAACATACCACGTTCATACCTATCAAAATCTCAGTGGACAAATGACTGGCCTGAATGCATTATCCGTTGAACTTTCTCAGCCAAATATCAATGTTGCGGTTACTAAAATCAGCAAAACAGCCTATAAAGTAACTGTCGGTGATGCACCTGCTTATATTACCGATATTTTGCTTCCTACTTGGACTAGCGCCGGCGGACAGGACGATCTCATTTGGTATCAAAGCTCTAGGAATCCAGACGGAACCTATTCAGCGGTTATCAGCACAGCTGATCATAATTTAGAAAGCGGTGACTATTATGTCCACGTATATGGGACAAGTGCTGTAACGAATGGTCTGACAGTCTTAAAAGGGACAACTTTTAAAAATGATTACGCTTTTGGCGATGTCAGTGTCACTGCAAGTCTTAGTCAAAATGGGATTTATATCACTGTACCGGATGATGTCAGTAAGGGGCTCCCTGTTTACCATGCCGTATGGTCTGCTGAAAACGGACAAGATGATATAGTCTGGTATAAGGTTGACCGTTCAGGGAAAACAACAGCGAAATATACCGGCGATTACGGTACTTACCATATCCATACCTATGGTCTTATCAATGGTCGTATGATTGGCTTAAATGCACAGAGCATTGATGTGGCGAAACCTAATGTTTCAGTCCGTTTAACTAAAGTGGATGACCTTTCTGTCAAAGTGACTGTCAGTGATGTTCCTGCTTATATTACCAATATTGTTTTACCAACTTGGACAAGTAAAAATAATCAGGATGACATCAGATGGTACACTGCGGTTAAAGCGAGTGATGGTACTTACAGCCTGACCTTTTATGCTAAAGACCATAAATTTGAGTCTGGACATTATAATGTTCATGTCTATGGGCAAAGCCAAGTTACACAGTCCCTTATTGGTTTAGCAGCAACTGATGGTATTGATTTAAATTTTTCAGAGGAACTTTCAAATCCGACAGTCACTGTTCAAAACCATGACGCTTCAAAAGGGACCTTGCAGGTAGTAGCAGCGGAAACAGCTAATTCTAAAGCTATAGAGAGCCTTATGGTGGCTGCATGGTCTCAGGCGGAGCAAAAAAATATTTACTGGTATGCCAGCTCAAATATCGTTAACGGCAGGGTTGTCATTACGGTTGATGAAAAATACCACCATAATATTTCGGGTGATTATACAGTCCATGCTTATTTAAAAACTAAAGATGGTGATACGATCGGTTATGATTTGAGAACCTATGCACTGACCAGCAACGGCGCAGCAGCCGGTGTTTCTGCAGATTATAGGGGAACAGGTGTCTATGCAGTCTCCATTTCAGGTGTTTATTCAAACGGAGCGGTGAAATATGCTGTTTGGTCAGACAGCAACGGTCAAGATGATTTAGCGTGGTATGATGCTGCTGTATCTGGAACAAATGCAGCAGGCCTTATTAACCTTGCTAATCATTCTGGAACCGGGACTTACCATCTTCATGTTTACCAAGCTGATAATGGGCAAATGTATTTCCTGACCTCAACTGATTTTACTGTCCGCCGCACAAACTATGAGACACCTTATTATAATCAAAGAGACGGCCGCTGGGGCAGCACACGCTACGGTTACTACACCATGGCTTCAACAGGCTGTGTACCGACTAGCTTAGCGATGGTCTTTTCATCATTAACAGGAAATGAAGTGCTGCCGACAGCAGTTGCAGACTATCTTTACAATAATACCGTTGAGTTTAACCGAGGGGGAGAAGGGACGACCGGCAGAGGTATTTTAATGGCTTCCAATCAATGGGGGATGTCAGCAACCGTTCTGAATTCTCCATCCGATCTGACAGCTGCTTTGCAGGAAGGCCACCATGTTCTGGGAGCCGTTCAGCAAAATAAATTTTCTCCATGGGGCTGGGGGACCAGCCATGAGCTTGTCCTAAAAGGTTATTCAAACGGCAGTACTTATGTATTTGATCCTTACAATGCTTCCAATAACGGCTGGTATCCGATCGCTTCGCTCTGGAATGAGCAAAGCACACAAAGCGGTGATACAAACGGCTTAGGCAGACCTTTTGTTAAAATTACAGATGCTTAAAAATAAAACAAGGAAACAGTATGTAAGACCGAGAAGTCTGCATACTGTTTTTTTGAAAAGACCGCTGTATCCGGCAAAAATAGAATTGATAAAATCTCTTAGGCTATCTCAGCTGCTTGATTTTTCCGGCCTTCGTATCTTGATTAACTTTTGTAAATCGTTATCAATTATGATATGATTAAATAAAATTCCAAGAAAAAGAAGAGGAAGGAAACTTAATGCCTAAACAAACCCTGATCTTACTTTATGGCGGCCGTTCTGCAGAACGGCAGGTATCTGTGCTTTCTGCAGAAAGTGTCATGCGGGCAGTTGATTATAATAAATTTTTTGTAAAAACTTACTTTATTACTGAGTCCGGTGATTTTATAAAAACTCAGGAATTTTCTGCCCTCCCCGGATCTTCAGAAAAGCTGATGACTAATGAGACAGTCGTTCTTGCTCAAAAAGTTGAGCCCAGCGCTATTTATCAAGAAGATGCAGTTGTTTTTCCTGTTCTTCACGGACCTATGGGTGAAGATGGCTCCATTCAGGGCTTTCTTGAGATTTTGCAGCTCCCCTATGTCGGGGCGAATATTTTAGCTTCAGCAGCAGCGATGGATAAAATCACGACCAAACAGATTCTAGAGAGTGTTGGAATCCCTCTGCTCCCCTATATTACTTATTTTGAAGGCGAGGACTTGGAAAAAACGCTCATTCAGGCTGAGAAAAAACTTTCCTATCCCATTTTTGTCAAACCAGCTAATATGGGTTCAAGTGTCGGTATTTCTCGGGCGGATGATACAGAAGAGCTGCGGCAGGCGATACAGATTGCTCTTAAGTATGACAGTCGAATCTTAATTGAACAGGGAGTCGTTGCCCGTGAGATTGAAGTTGGCATCTTAGGCAATAGAGAGGTCAGAACTACCTTGCCTGGCGAGGTGGTTAAGGATGTGGCCTTTTATGATTATGAAGCCAAGTATATTGACAATAAGATTACCATGGCTATTCCGGCCAAGCTTGATGAATCAGCCGTTCAAGCAATGCGCGCTTATGCAGTTAAAGCTTTTAGGGCATTGGGAGGATGCGGTCTGTCGCGCTGTGATTTCTTTTTAACAGAAGATCAGCAGATATTTCTTAATGAACTAAATACGATGCCGGGCTTTACCCAATGGTCAATGTATCCCTTGCTATGGGAAAATATGGGGCTTTCCTATACAGATTTAATCAGTGAGCTTGTCCGTTTGGCACAGGAAATGTTTGAAAAAAGAGAAAATCATTTATTTTAAAAAAACTCTGCTTAATCACTGTGCCAAACTCATCTGTTAAAAAAGTAAAACGAGGCAGGACTTTTTTGTCCCTGCCTCGTTTTATTAAGATACAAAGGCCGTGAAGAACGCAAAGAGAAAATAGGCGGTAAGTCCGAAATCTTTGATTTCGCAGACGCACCCCTGTCAGGACGACTAGAAGGGTGCGGTCGGCTGTTAAGACAACAAAGCCTTCAGACGTCTACGGCTGGCGGTAAGTCCGAAATCTTTGATTTCGCAGACGCACCCCTGTCAGGACGACTAGAAGGGTGCGGTCGGCTGTTAAGACGACAAAGCTTTCAGACGTCTACGGCTGGCGGTAAGTCCGAAATCTTTGATTTCGCAGACGCACCCTGGACAGAACGGCTAGGGAGCGAGACAGAACCCCAGATCATAACGTTCGACGTCTCGCCCCCGCAAAGCCTAGCAGACATTTTAAAGCTTTGGAAAAGCGACTAAAGTGCCGCTAGGCTACTGTATCTTGT
Coding sequences within it:
- a CDS encoding D-alanine--D-alanine ligase; translation: MPKQTLILLYGGRSAERQVSVLSAESVMRAVDYNKFFVKTYFITESGDFIKTQEFSALPGSSEKLMTNETVVLAQKVEPSAIYQEDAVVFPVLHGPMGEDGSIQGFLEILQLPYVGANILASAAAMDKITTKQILESVGIPLLPYITYFEGEDLEKTLIQAEKKLSYPIFVKPANMGSSVGISRADDTEELRQAIQIALKYDSRILIEQGVVAREIEVGILGNREVRTTLPGEVVKDVAFYDYEAKYIDNKITMAIPAKLDESAVQAMRAYAVKAFRALGGCGLSRCDFFLTEDQQIFLNELNTMPGFTQWSMYPLLWENMGLSYTDLISELVRLAQEMFEKRENHLF
- a CDS encoding GBS Bsp-like repeat-containing protein, with the protein product MKIKGHGTIKKSKAYGAIGTLLLSGILLTAIGTASVSADETADIANTSAESLVTAAVDSSDTAASDEPVFSNEEDIKGTESDESFIQSEVTAAEDSTAEVPESTNDNTAKEPDMPEKSAQSEGNQEGANQELSEIDTETAHDIQSDSDAKAASKDETPQNSATGGAASEVTSVSLTRNGFDLQYHPAIASGAQIMFAVWSDIKGQDDLIWYTADKNGRVTAKYTGTYGTYHVHTYQNLSGQMTGLNALSVELSQPNINVAVTKISKTAYKVTVGDAPAYITDILLPTWTSAGGQDDLIWYQSSRNPDGTYSAVISTADHNLESGDYYVHVYGTSAVTNGLTVLKGTTFKNDYAFGDVSVTASLSQNGIYITVPDDVSKGLPVYHAVWSAENGQDDIVWYKVDRSGKTTAKYTGDYGTYHIHTYGLINGRMIGLNAQSIDVAKPNVSVRLTKVDDLSVKVTVSDVPAYITNIVLPTWTSKNNQDDIRWYTAVKASDGTYSLTFYAKDHKFESGHYNVHVYGQSQVTQSLIGLAATDGIDLNFSEELSNPTVTVQNHDASKGTLQVVAAETANSKAIESLMVAAWSQAEQKNIYWYASSNIVNGRVVITVDEKYHHNISGDYTVHAYLKTKDGDTIGYDLRTYALTSNGAAAGVSADYRGTGVYAVSISGVYSNGAVKYAVWSDSNGQDDLAWYDAAVSGTNAAGLINLANHSGTGTYHLHVYQADNGQMYFLTSTDFTVRRTNYETPYYNQRDGRWGSTRYGYYTMASTGCVPTSLAMVFSSLTGNEVLPTAVADYLYNNTVEFNRGGEGTTGRGILMASNQWGMSATVLNSPSDLTAALQEGHHVLGAVQQNKFSPWGWGTSHELVLKGYSNGSTYVFDPYNASNNGWYPIASLWNEQSTQSGDTNGLGRPFVKITDA